The Pongo abelii isolate AG06213 chromosome 20, NHGRI_mPonAbe1-v2.0_pri, whole genome shotgun sequence genome window below encodes:
- the LOC100439930 gene encoding sialic acid-binding Ig-like lectin 7 has product MLLLLLLLLPLLWGRERVEGQKNNRKDYSLMMQSSVTVQEGLCVHVQCSFSYPVDSQTDSDPVHGYWFRAGDDISWKAPVATNNPAQAVREETRDRFHLLGDPQTKNCTLSIRDARMSDAGRYFFRMERGNIKWNYKYDRLSVNVTALTHRPNILIPGTLESGCFQNLTCSVPWACEQGTPPMISWMGTSVSPLHPSTTRSSVLTLIPQPQDHGTSLTCQVTLPGAGVTTNRTIQLNVFYPPQNLTVTVFQGEGTASTALGNSSSLSVLEGQSLRLVCAVDSNPPARLSWTWRSLTLYPSQPSNPLVLELRVHLGDEGECICRAQNSLGSQHVSLNLSLQHEYTGKMRPVSGVMLGAVGGAGATALVFLSFCVIFIVVRSCRKKSARPAADVGDTGMEDANTVRGSASQGTLIESWADDNPRHLGLAAPSSGEEREIQYASLSFHKGEPQDLSRQEATNNEYSEIKIPK; this is encoded by the exons atgctgctgctgctgctgctgttgctgcccctgctctgggggagggagagggtggaAGGACAGAAGAATAACCGGAAGGATTACTCGCTGATGATGCAGAGTTCTGTGACGGTGCAAGAGGGCCTGTGTGTCCATGTGCAGTGCTCCTTCTCCTACCCAGTGGACAGCCAGACTGACTCTGACCCAGTTCATGGCTACTGGTTCCGGGCAGGGGATGATATAAGCTGGAAGGCTCCAGTGGCCACAAACAACCCAGCTCAGGCAGTGCGGGAGGAAACTCGGGACCGATTCCACCTCCTTGGGGACCCACAGACCAAGAATTGCACCCTGAGCATCAGAGATGCCAGAATGAGTGATGCAGGGAGATACTTCTTTCGTATGGAGAgaggaaatataaaatggaattataaataTGACCGGCTCTCTGTGAATGTGACAG CCTTGACCCACAGGCCCAACATCCTCATCCCTGGTACCCTGGAGTCTGGCTGCTTCCAGAATCTGACCTGCTCTGTGCCCTGGGCCTGTGAGCAGGGGACACCCCCTATGATCTCCTGGATGGGGACTTCTGTGTCCCCCCTGCACCCCTCCACCACCCGCTCCTCAGTGCTCACCCTCATCCCACAGCCCCAGGACCACGGCACCAGCCTCACCTGTCAGGTGACCTTGCCTGGGGCCGGCGTGACCACGAACAGGACCATCCAACTCAATGTGTTCT ACCCTCCTCAGAACTTGACTGTGACTGTCTTCCAAGGAGAAGGCACAG CATCCACAGCTCTGGGGAACAGCTCATCTCTTTCAGTCCTAGAGGGCCAGTCTCTGCGCTTGGTCTGTGCTGTTGACAGCAATCCCCCTGCCAGGCTGAGCTGGACCTGGAGGAGCCTGACCCTGTACCCCTCACAGCCCTCAAACCCTCTGGTACTGGAGCTGCGAGTGCACCTGGGGGATGAAGGGGAATGCATCTGTCGAGCTCAGAACTCTCTGGGCTCCCAGCACGTTTCCCTGAACCTCTCCCTGCAACACGAGTACACAG GCAAAATGAGGCCTGTATCAGGAGTGATGCTGGGGGCGGTCGGGGGAGCTGGAGCCACAGCCCTggtcttcctctctttctgcGTCATCTTCATTGT AGTGAGGTCCTGCAGGAAGAAATCGGCAAGGCCAGCAGCGGACGTGGGAGATACAGGCATGGAGGATGCAAACACCGTCAGGGGCTCAGCCTCTCAG GGTACCCTGATTGAGTCCTGGGCAGACGATAACCCCCGACACCTTGGCCTGGCTGCCCCCTCCTCAGGGGAGGAAAGAGAGATCCAGTATGCATCCCTCAGCTTTCATAAGGGGGAGCCTCAGGACCTATCGAGACAAGAGGCCACCAACAATGAGTACTCAGAGATCAAGATCCCCAAGTAA
- the LOC100440300 gene encoding myeloid cell surface antigen CD33-like: MPESVTVQEALCVFVHCSVFYLEYGWKDSTPAYGYWFREGVSVDQETPVATNNSTQKVQKETQGRFHLLGDPSRNNCSLSIRDARRRDNGSYFFRVARGRTKSSYKYSPLSVYVTGKAHRPDILLPEFLKSGHPSNLTCSVPWACEEGMPPIFSWMSAAPTSLGPRTLHSSVLTIIPRPQDHGTNLTCHVTFPGVGVTTERTIQLSVSYPLMNPVIEASLEDGTGKSGTVEEVVVLAMGVVAVKILLLCLCLIILSFHRKKAVRAVEVEENVYAVMG, from the exons ATGCCAGAGTCCGTGACGGTGCAGGAGGCTCTGTGCGTCTTTGTGCACTGTTCGGTCTTCTACCTGGAGTATGGCTGGAAAGATTCTACCCCTGCTTATGGCTACTGGTTCCGGGAAGGGGTCAGTGTAGACCAGGAGACTCCAGTGGCCACAAACAACTCAACTCAAAAAGTGCAGAAGGAGACCCAGGGCCGATTCCACCTCCTCGGTGATCCCTCAAGGAACAACTGCTCCCTGAGCATCAGAGACGCCAGGAGGAGGGACAACGGTTCATACTTCTTTCGGGTGGCGAGAGGAAGAACAAAATCTAGTTACAAATATTCCCCGCTCTCTGTGTATGTGACAGGTAAGGC CCACAGGCCCGACATCCTCCTCCCAGAGTTCCTAAAGTCTGGCCATCCCAGTAATCTGACCTGCTCTGTGCCCTGGGCCTGTGAGGAGGGGATGCCCCCCATCTTCTCCTGGATGTCAgctgcccccacctccctgggCCCCAGGACCCTCCACTCCTCAGTGCTCACGATCATCCCACGGCCTCAGGACCACGGCACCAACCTCACCTGTCACGTGACGTTCCCTGGAGTTGGTGTGACCACAGAGAGAACCATCCAGCTCAGTGTCTCCT ATCCTCTAATGAACCCAGTGATTGAAGCCTCCCTAGAAGACGGCACAG GGAAATCAGGAACCGTGGAAGAGGTGGTTGTTTTGGCCATGGGGGTAGTGGCTGTGAAGATCCTGCTTCTCTGCCTTTGCCTCATCATCCTCAG TTTCCACAGGAAGAAGGCGGTGAGGGCAGTGGAGGTTGAGGAGAATGTATATGCTGTCATGGGTTAA